One Odontesthes bonariensis isolate fOdoBon6 chromosome 17, fOdoBon6.hap1, whole genome shotgun sequence genomic window carries:
- the LOC142366208 gene encoding cytosolic 5'-nucleotidase 1A-like: MGLLPNALPKSASHLPSTILELPAVSRAIAAGADMTSHGKVKPGNTGEDAATPKEQKKSEPENPITIAISSGIFQGPVIHFVKALKMMNDALRENYPQSKEIFRVLLTSDDLPDSLKTIISENELDDLIIPLPVSGKDLIGELQKNSTLLYLSAEKSKAEEALNNDIAAAAVFIPEKMEEVSETQLRVAFDGDAVLFSNKSELVFKNGLEAFLKHEKDNIDIPMEEGPLKGFLEVLQRLQRKLQDKRMCPIRTYLVTSRSAGCSGYRALNTLRTWDLEADEAVFLSGTKKGPTLEKIRPHIFFDDQMSHINAALAVGTLACLVPNHA; the protein is encoded by the exons ATGGGACTCT TGCCtaatgctctgccaaagtcggcctcccatcttccaagTACCatcctggagcttccagcggtcagccgcgctaTTGCTGCAGGGGCAG ACATGACGAGCCATGGAAAGGTCAAGCCAGGAAACACCGGAGAAGATGCTGCAACACCAAAGGAACAAAAGAAA TCTGAACCAGAGAATCCCATCACCATTGCAATATCTTCAGGCATCTTCCAAGGCCCTGTGATCCACTTTGTCAAG GCTCTGAAGATGATGAATGATGCACTGAGAGAGAATTATCCTCAGAGCAAAGAGATCTTTAGAGTCCTACTCACCAGTGACGATTTACCAGACTCCCTCAAGACAATCATCAGCGAAAATG AGCTGGATGACCTGATTATTCCACTGCCTGTGAGTGGGAAGGATCTTATTGGTGAACTACAGAAAAACAGCACCCTGCTTTACCTGTCAGCTGAAAAGTCAAAGGCTGAAGAAGCCTTGAACAATG ATATAGCAGCAGCTGCTGTGTTCATTCCAGAAAAGATGGAGGAAGTGTCAGAGACTCAGCTGCGTGTTGCTTTTGATGGCGATGCCGTCCTCTTCTCTAACAAGTCAGAGCTTGTTTTTAAGAATGGATTAGAAGCATTCTTGAAACatgaaaaagacaacattgaCATTCCAATGGAGGAG GGACCATTGAAAGGATTCTTGGAGGTTTTACAGAGGCTCCAGAGGAAGTTACAGGATAAAAGAATGTGCCCCATTCGCACCTACCTGGTGACATCTCGCAGTGCAGGCTGTTCTGGGTACCGAGCCCTGAACACTCTGCGTACATGGGACCTGGAGGCTGATGAGGCTGTGTTTTTAAGTGGGACTAAGAAAGGTCCCACCCTGGAGAAAATCAGACCTCACATTTTCTTTGATGACCAGATGAGTCATATTAATGCTGCATTAGCAGTTGGCACATTGGCATGCCTGGTGCCTAATCATGCCTGA
- the LOC142366210 gene encoding cytosolic 5'-nucleotidase 1A-like isoform X1: MSYFVAANGGVAAGSLVEILQSLDMASHGKVKPGNIGEDAATPKEQKKSEPENPITIAISSGIFQGPVIHFVKALKMMNDALRENYPQSKELFRVLLTSDDLPDSLKTIISENELDDLIIPLPVSGKDLIGELQKNNTLLYLSAEESKAEEALNIGIAAAAVFIPEKMEEVSETQLRVAFDGDAVLFSNKSELVFKNGLEAFLKNEKDNIDIPMEKGPLKGFLEVLQRLQRKLQDKRMCPIRTYLVTSRSAGCSGYRALNTLRTWDLETDEAVFLSGTKKGPTLEKIRPHIFFDDQMSHINAALAVGTLACLVPNHA, translated from the exons ATGTCCTATTTTGTAGCTGCAAATGGAGGAGTTGCTGCTGGAAGTCTGGTAGAAATCTTGCAGTCTCTTG ACATGGCGAGCCATGGAAAGGTCAAGCCAGGAAACATCGGAGAAGATGCTGCAACACCAAAGGAACAAAAGAAA TCTGAACCAGAGAATCCCATCACCATTGCAATATCTTCAGGCATCTTCCAAGGCCCTGTGATCCACTTTGTCAAG GCTCTGAAGATGATGAATGATGCACTGAGAGAGAATTATCCTCAGAGCAAAGAGCTCTTTAGAGTCCTACTCACCAGTGATGATTTACCAGACTCGCTCAAGACAATCATCAGCGAAAATG AGCTGGATGACCTGATTATTCCACTGCCTGTGAGTGGGAAGGATCTTATTGGTGAactacagaaaaacaacacccTGCTTTACCTGTCAGCTGAAGAGTCAAAGGCTGAAGAAGCCTTGAACATTG GTATAGCAGCAGCTGCTGTGTTCATTCCAGAAAAGATGGAGGAAGTGTCAGAGACTCAGCTGCGTGTTGCTTTTGATGGCGATGCCGTCCTCTTCTCTAACAAGTCAGAGCTTGTTTTTAAGAATGGATTAGAAGCAttcttgaaaaatgaaaaagacaacattgaCATTCCAATGGAGAAG GGACCATTGAAAGGATTCTTGGAGGTTTTACAGAGGCTCCAGAGGAAGTTACAGGATAAAAGAATGTGCCCCATTCGCACCTACTTGGTGACATCTCGCAGTGCAGGCTGTTCTGGGTACCGAGCCCTGAACACTCTGCGTACATGGGACCTGGAGACTGATGAGGCTGTGTTTTTAAGTGGGACTAAGAAAGGTCCCACCCTGGAGAAAATCAGACCTCACATTTTCTTTGATGACCAGATGAGTCATATTAATGCTGCATTAGCAGTTGGCACATTGGCATGCCTGGTGCCTAATCATGCCTGA
- the LOC142366236 gene encoding interferon alpha-inducible protein 27, mitochondrial-like, with amino-acid sequence MADVNIEEVCKAIITIAGGVGAAAMTPGVLAAIGFTSAGIAAGSLAAQLMSYFAIANGGGIVAGSLVAILQSLGTGLSWFGLGAVGGLGSTVGWVLSAVCNQTVTP; translated from the exons ATGGCAGATGTTAACATAGAAGAAGTGT GTAAAGCTATCATCACTATTGCAG GAGGTGTTGGCGCTGCGGCCATGACCCCTGGTGTTCTGGCTGCCATTGGTTTCACCTCAGCTGGGATAGCAGCAGGCTCCCTTGCTGCCCAGCTGATGTCCTATTTTGCAATTGCTAATGGAGGAGGAATTGTTGCAGGAAGTCTGGTAGCAATCTTGCAGTCTCTTG GTACTGGTCTGTCATGGTTTGGACTTGGAGCTGTAGGCGGCCTTGGAAGTACTGTAGGATGGGTGCTGTCAGCTGTTTGTAACCAAACCGTAACACCATGA
- the LOC142366210 gene encoding cytosolic 5'-nucleotidase 1A-like isoform X2: MASHGKVKPGNIGEDAATPKEQKKSEPENPITIAISSGIFQGPVIHFVKALKMMNDALRENYPQSKELFRVLLTSDDLPDSLKTIISENELDDLIIPLPVSGKDLIGELQKNNTLLYLSAEESKAEEALNIGIAAAAVFIPEKMEEVSETQLRVAFDGDAVLFSNKSELVFKNGLEAFLKNEKDNIDIPMEKGPLKGFLEVLQRLQRKLQDKRMCPIRTYLVTSRSAGCSGYRALNTLRTWDLETDEAVFLSGTKKGPTLEKIRPHIFFDDQMSHINAALAVGTLACLVPNHA, from the exons ATGGCGAGCCATGGAAAGGTCAAGCCAGGAAACATCGGAGAAGATGCTGCAACACCAAAGGAACAAAAGAAA TCTGAACCAGAGAATCCCATCACCATTGCAATATCTTCAGGCATCTTCCAAGGCCCTGTGATCCACTTTGTCAAG GCTCTGAAGATGATGAATGATGCACTGAGAGAGAATTATCCTCAGAGCAAAGAGCTCTTTAGAGTCCTACTCACCAGTGATGATTTACCAGACTCGCTCAAGACAATCATCAGCGAAAATG AGCTGGATGACCTGATTATTCCACTGCCTGTGAGTGGGAAGGATCTTATTGGTGAactacagaaaaacaacacccTGCTTTACCTGTCAGCTGAAGAGTCAAAGGCTGAAGAAGCCTTGAACATTG GTATAGCAGCAGCTGCTGTGTTCATTCCAGAAAAGATGGAGGAAGTGTCAGAGACTCAGCTGCGTGTTGCTTTTGATGGCGATGCCGTCCTCTTCTCTAACAAGTCAGAGCTTGTTTTTAAGAATGGATTAGAAGCAttcttgaaaaatgaaaaagacaacattgaCATTCCAATGGAGAAG GGACCATTGAAAGGATTCTTGGAGGTTTTACAGAGGCTCCAGAGGAAGTTACAGGATAAAAGAATGTGCCCCATTCGCACCTACTTGGTGACATCTCGCAGTGCAGGCTGTTCTGGGTACCGAGCCCTGAACACTCTGCGTACATGGGACCTGGAGACTGATGAGGCTGTGTTTTTAAGTGGGACTAAGAAAGGTCCCACCCTGGAGAAAATCAGACCTCACATTTTCTTTGATGACCAGATGAGTCATATTAATGCTGCATTAGCAGTTGGCACATTGGCATGCCTGGTGCCTAATCATGCCTGA